From Lolium perenne isolate Kyuss_39 chromosome 5, Kyuss_2.0, whole genome shotgun sequence, a single genomic window includes:
- the LOC127303781 gene encoding uncharacterized protein, with amino-acid sequence MPNSLLGALIKKFWPGRYTPLSTVPGGATKLATTWADYEDAPAVGFATAAEAVTTKFWCFYRVDPEHDTQARLTLRGACERLTPQQWYNQKFTSASAFWANKGKRVKKEYYVGNQPTDEWAMTIEEYMSVCPEWAEQHREAWEELIRARWLREDEEFAAVSRRNMENRGTGGTHCAGNRDYTRYKGKMVCIYMERPSFISRHVTFVVRITFLFAMQVAEAKHWGGAS; translated from the exons atgcctaacagcttgcttggggctctgattaagaagttctggcccggcagatacactccccttagcacggtccccggtggcgcgacgaagctagccactacttgggcggactatgaggatgcccctgccgtaggcttcgcgacagctgctgaggctgtgaccaccaagttctgg tgcttctatcgtgtggacccggagcatgacacgcaggcgcgtctcactttgcgtggcgcttgcgagaggttgacaccgcagcagtggtacaaccaaaagttcaccagcgctagtgccttctgggctaacaagggtaagagggtcaagaaggagtactatgttggtaaccagcctacggatgaatgggcaatgaccattgaggagtacatgtcg gtttgtcccgagtgggccgagcagcatagggaggcatgggaggagctgattagggcgaggtggctcagggaggatgaggagtttgcagccgtgtcgaggcggaacatggagaaccgaggcaccggtggcacacactgcgcgGGAAACCGCGACTACACCCGCTACAAGGGGAAAatggtatgtatatacatggaacgaccttCTTTCATTTCCCGTCATGTTACATTTGTGGTACGCATAACTTTTCTTTTCGCGATGCAGGTGGCCGAGGCAAAGCActggggtggtgcttcatga